GACCGGTTTCTCTGGAGCCGATGAATCCTTATGAAAGAAGAATCATCCACGCAGCACTTCAGTCCGATCCAAGAGTTACCACTCACAGTGAGGGAGAAGAGCCGTACAGAAAAGTTGTTGTGACTCTGAACCGCCAGTAATCCGAAGAGCCAGAGATTCTATTCTATAATCCATCAGAATCTGACAGATAAATCGCTGGAGATGAATCAGGAGGATCGGTAATAAATCAGAAAACAGAATTCGGAATAACAGATAGCCATCATTTCACAAAGAGGAGATGATGGCTATTCCTTTACATTTTTCCGGGTTTCTACTATAATATTGTGGATGATGTTCCGGGAGGAAATGAAAATGGAAAAGGATACAATTGCAGCGATTTCAACAGGAATGACGAATTCGGGAATTGGGATCGTAAGGATCAGTGGTCCGGAGGCAATCGAGATTGCAGATCGAATTTATAAAGGAAAAGAATCATTAAAAAATGCAGACAGCCATACAATCCGTTATGGGTTCATAAAGGATCGGGAAGAGACGGTGGATGAAGTTCTGGTGATGCTAATGAAAGCCCCCAGAACGTACACAGGCGAGGATACAGTGGAGATCAACTGTCATGGTGGAACTTACGTGGTAAGAAGAATTCTGGAGACAGTGATCAAGTATGGAGCCAGACCGGCAGAACCCGGTGAGTTTACCAAGAGAGCATTTTTGAACGGAAAGATGGATCTGTCCCAGGCAGAAGCAGTGATTGACGTGATCCACTCGGAAAATGAATATGCATTAAAGAGTTCTATCGGACAGTTAAAAGGTAGCGTTCGAGAGGAAATATCAGACATAAGAAATAAAATTCTTTACCATACGGCGTTTATTGAGACTGCATTGGATGATCCGGAACATATCAGTGTAGACGGATATGGAGAGACTTTAGAAAAAGTCGTGGATGAATTAATCGAAAGACTAAAGAAATTAATTCGTTCCTCAGACAACGGAAAAATACTGACAGAAGGCATTAATACGGTTATTTTAGGAAAGCCGAATGCAGGAAAATCTTCCCTGTTA
This window of the Mediterraneibacter butyricigenes genome carries:
- the mnmE gene encoding tRNA uridine-5-carboxymethylaminomethyl(34) synthesis GTPase MnmE, translating into MEKDTIAAISTGMTNSGIGIVRISGPEAIEIADRIYKGKESLKNADSHTIRYGFIKDREETVDEVLVMLMKAPRTYTGEDTVEINCHGGTYVVRRILETVIKYGARPAEPGEFTKRAFLNGKMDLSQAEAVIDVIHSENEYALKSSIGQLKGSVREEISDIRNKILYHTAFIETALDDPEHISVDGYGETLEKVVDELIERLKKLIRSSDNGKILTEGINTVILGKPNAGKSSLLNLLSGHEKAIVTEIEGTTRDVLEEKILFGGLCLNMMDTAGIRDTEDKVEQIGVNRAKECARDADLILYVADSSRELDESDRMIFDYISAGKTIILMNKTDLNEVITKEILQKELERHGISEVPILEISVKDHKGMEELEERISEMFLKGDISFNDEIYITNLRQKDALIRGCESLEKVLESIHMQMPEDFFTIDLMDAYEALGSITGDSIGEDLVNEIFSKFCMGK